In Ornithodoros turicata isolate Travis chromosome 1, ASM3712646v1, whole genome shotgun sequence, the DNA window tcccctaattaaaaagttaattaatgaattgtaggtaattagtcatctagttATATACTCTcatcgagaggatgtccgcctggcagTATGGCACAACTGCGAAAACtgtatctatgctgctctcgcaGCTTTTTATAAAATATTCGTTAAAAAAACACCATGTATATTAGCTGTGTGTAGGACATCATATGAAGTAGTGTAAACCGCTAAGAGGCGAAAATACGTTGTATGCTGTGCGACTAGTCGTTATCAGGCTGCTCATAGGCTACGTTTTACACAGTCATTCAATTCCTATCCACAATTCCGCATACAACAGCACAAGATATGCCGGATGGCGTTTCCCGCGAGAAACATCGAAGGACGTTACGCTGCCATCGTTTGGCTACAGCGTCCCACCACCTTGTTTTGCTGCCTGCTGACAATGTAACCGTCCACTAAGTCAACAGGGGCTGCTGCTGGCGCTGTCTGAGCAGCTGTTGTTGGTGCTGCTCTTGTAGACTCCAAGGTCAATTCAGAGAATAGAACATATAAGAACCTTGTTTCCTTGTTAATAAAGTCTCAGTTGGTAGTGAGTGCTTTGTCCCGTCTACTCCGTCCGTGTCCCGTTTTCCTTGCACTCAGTTTGTTTGTCAATATATGTCATACGAACAAGCGGAAAAATCTGCGTCACCCAATTTAGAGATCGTGGATGCTTGCGACCGTCTTACGAGCGGAGTTGCCTAGTTCAGACTGTTGTATTCTCGTGCGTTACGGATACGGCGAGGCACGGTTGTCATGGCAACGAAGTAAGCCGAATCGAAACGCACCCGCTACGCAAGAGATGGTTAGAGAACTTACGGGCGTGCGTTGTCGTGCTGAAACAAAATACAAAGTTCTGTCATTAACAACCCTCGGTGTTTTGGGCACGGGCTTCAGATGAGTACGTAGGAGCACAATAGGTTTCGCTCGTGGCTGTTGTGCCTTTCTCCATGTAATGCTCAAGTTACGGGACCCTGGTGATCCCTGAACAACAAGCATCTCTTTTCCGAAATTTATTTGGTTTCAGTGACGTGGAGGGACGTCATCTCTTGACCGGTTTGTCTCTGGGCTGGTAACGGTGGACATAACTCTCATCCCCAGTCAGGATACGAGTGAGAAACTTCTCTCCTTCGGTCTCTTAACGCTGTAGCATCTCTGGAAAAGCGTCCACTCGACATCGGGTGTCAGATGATGGAGCACCCATCATGCGGACACCTTCCGATGCTTGAGCTCCTAATGGATGATGCGGTATAGGTCGAGCCTACGCTCATCGAAAGCAGACAGGCCATTCCCTTCGTGTAGGCCTCCTCCGTTGGTGGGCACTAATCAAAAATACAAATTTCTGTCACGGTATCGCGCCGTTTCGCACCAATAAGCCCCTCAGCAAGCGCAGTTGCCTCTGGAGTGGGGATACGATGCGAATGGCCTGGACGGGTAGCGTCCGCCGTGCTATACTCAGACCATCCTTGTTAACCCACTTGCTTCCTTGCTTCCGCACAATGGTGCTACTGGGCGTAGAACCTCAGTTTTGAGCTCGCGAAAGGTCTTCACATACTCTTGAACGAAATGTCGATACTGTGGCTGCAGCCTATTCAATATAGCTCGGCACAAAGTGAAGCTCGTGCCTCAAGAAAAGCACATGCAGATTGGCAGCTAACCCTGTACCTCTCCACTAAACAGATGCAGCATTCAATTGAGAAAGTTCTTACCCTCAGTCTTGGCCTGCTTCTGAGACGGGCTTGTCACAACTGCTAAACTGCAAATTCCAGAATCTTGGCCACTGCTTTCATCGGTTTCGTTTTTGTGAATGTCCTTTGTCGAAGATCTAAAATTGATAGAGATCACCCTGTCTGAAGTATACAACGTAGACTTTGGGAAGCAATGAGACACTTCCTAGTCTTTTGACACACCCTAGTTTTACCACAAGTTACCTTCCCTCTGAGTCCGGATGACCTACAGATGATATGGATGTCTTCAAGACCTTCATTGACTTTGTCAGCCAGCGGGGAGGACATTTGGTCAGATCGCTGGTCGATCCTTCGTTTTCCCCTTTACATCGTGAGCCATCACCTAGAAGCAGGAGTGAATGGTTATGTACAGATAGAGGGGAAACCAATGTAGTCAGTTCTTGGCTTGAAGCTTCCCTTCACCCTACCGGCGAACTGGGGAAATTCATGAACAGTTTATGCTCTTCAATGTAGACCTACACTTTCTGGAGGTCTACCGTTTGTGTGCTAGCAGAAATACCCACCGTGTCTGGCGGCAGAGGCTGGCGTTACGTTCTGACATTCTGGTCTGGTGCAGAGCTCACACGCAAGACAAACTATCTCCCAACTCATACCGAAGTTTTTCTGGCCCCATGTGTATAAGCTCTGTACTTTCAGCGCTACCTGCAACATCGCAAGTGCGCTTGGTTAGCCATCTTGAGCAAATTTCTGCGTGCATTTCTCtagatattttttttattcgttactcTTTTTTTCCCAGGTTTTTCGGCCGGGACCTACCTTTCGTTTTTGGTATATCCTGACAACTTACTTGTGGCCGGCTGAACAGCAGAAGAGCAGTTACAACACCTACGGCAGATCGCTCACGACATCGCTGTCAATATCCAGAAACATAAATTTGACATGGCTTCCAACTGAATTCCACAAAGCAATCCCAGTTGGCATCACCCCACTGCCGGCCAAATTGGGGCCATCGCCGGGTTTCCGCAACCTCAGTCACTCACTACGACAACTCCGACGATTCCTCGGTACTGGTGCTTGATACCGCACTGCATCGGCACTCTATTGCTTCCGCGAGCTGTACTCAGCCAGTCAAGGACTACTTCCAAGCTTTGCTCTGAAAGTGTGGCGCGCAAATTCTTCCTTCACTCAGAAAAAGGCAGATTTCGCGGCTTGGACTTCGTTGCACCACCCGAAGCACGACGCCCGGACGTCCACATGATGGACGCCTCCCGTTTAGATGGTGTCGCGCTCGTGTAGCCGCAGGTCAGTAAGTCCTCCTACTCCATCGCTTGCCGTGCGGCACTTCCGGCATTTTGTCGGAGTTCGTCTTCTGATCGTTCTAACCAACTATAAGCCGCCTGCACATGCATTTTGATTTGCCAGCTATCATTCTCCGCCGAAATCTCCATAGGCACGCAATATGTGAAGGGGAGTCAAAACGGCTTTCTTAACACCTTAAcctcttaaaggagcaatgaggtgacatttaacgtcgctcgaaatcctgcctcatctgtcaagctgtccaccaggagtcacaatgccaaatattttcgctctgcggtacgttatagctgtgcaatcgaatttacaaaaaacagtcggagaaagcagaagcagacggccgacacgattctcgcgtgacgtattggaggctccgtgccttgtttccttgttttttcttcgcagctcacgcgccgcttatacatgcttgagctgtgccgctgtatatacgtcactggtcacgtgaggggagcagcatacgtcacgacgcccTCTCGTTCTGCAATGCgatcttttcacgaggagaagaatttttcaaaggtgtgcggaacagagccttcgcgctcgctctgtaggtcacctgcgctcgtcgttctttcgcaggattCCATTTTAGTCGTTGAAGAACACTCCGcaccgaaaaacaaaaacatctcttggggtcacctcagtgctcctcaCCCGCGTTGCAAGACTGTCAGCTGTTTCTAACTCTGGGTAGCATAAGGCACTTGCTTCCGCGCAAGACAACAAAGAACAACTACGTCAGTGACAGTCCATCTCCTTGAGATTCGAAGACTTTCCCGACACTTCGCTCATGATCTGGTGCGACACCTCCACCCTATACTCCCGAGGCTTTTCGCCCTGTTGGGGTGCTGGCGCGCAGCTTTCATGAATTCCATCCCAATGAGTTCTCTTTGATGCAGTAGTGTCCCACGTTATCATCGGAGCAGATCCCCGTGGACACTTCCATCTGACAGCTGATGCAGTGCGACAACACCTGATCAACAACGTCCAGGCGTATCAAGCTATCAGCCCCATTTTCTAATTTCAGGCTAACCATCGCAGTTCCTGGATAGTTCAGTTCTGTCCCAGGCATTGCTCATTTCCAGTCTTCTGGTGTTCCGATATATCATACCGGCAGGCCATCATGTTCTGATCATACGACTACATTTGTTGTGCGCTTGCCTTGGGACGCGTCCTCCAGCAATCCTCGTGACTCAGACTTACGTACGAGTCCCAAGAAAAACCTGGGAGATTGGAGTCCACGTGGTAACTATCGGACGTTAAATGCCGTCATCGTACCGAATAGTTATCCAATTGCTTACCTAGTTATCCAGTGGGCTACGTTGGCACGGTACAAGCTGCGCATACATGTCGTCGCCCTCGAGGGACGTGAAATACGGGGTGTCCTAAGTCAATATCTCAGCGGACGTTAAAGGACCCTCAGGGAACTTTTACCCCCTCTTGTAGGAACATTACTTCAATTGTTACAAATGCTTTCTGATGAACACCAATTACAGTAACACGCAACCTCAATATTGCATGAATCTTGATGGTGGCCCAGGACCACGGTCAACGTTTACACTGACGTCATGAAGGAATCGGTTCTTTTGTATACTTTTCCCAATAACTATTATATAAATGCGGCATTATCCTAAGCTCAGAAACATTCTTGtttcttattttgtttttctcgCTTTACTCTATTTCATTATGTCGATAGCAACACAAAGATTACGCTGCCAAAATTGGTGACGACAATACTGTTTCTGCTGCTAAATAAACATGCAGGGGTACCGTTAATATGCTgcatcagaaaaaaagaaaaaagaacggaatGGAGCAACGGCAAAACTGATACAGCCGAAACACATGACAGGGAGCTCACCTCGTGGGCGCAGAGGTGCTGCGCCGGATTGGCACTATGTAAAGACCAGGCGATAGCCACAAACTTCTCTCGAGACACGATCACCTTCGAGCCGAGCATCAGTGTGTCGCCACCTGAGAGCCACATGCGTCTTGCCCAACTTTTGAATTTACCCTGGGGAAATATGCAGCACATACCAACTTTCTGTGAGAAGTGCACTGGAGCTATCCCCGTAACATCGCGAAGATGCGGAAGGGCGACCGCTCGATAGATAGCTGGCGAAAGCCATCGTTTTGATTGGCCTGTTTGAAAGTTCACAAATCTGTGTAACGCCTCTTATGTCCTATGTGATCTACATCATTTTTGGGTCAACTAACATAGCAGGAGCGAAGATctaagagaagaaaaaaaaaatattaattcCGTTAAAGTTTTTGTTTTAAAGCGATGACTTTATGGCGAAAACCACCGTGTAGGTTCGTCCGTGGCTTTATGGCGCCAACCACCACGTGACACCCCATGCCCACGTGACGTGGTCACTTAACAGATTGATATGGTAAAGAAAAAATTTTACATGTGAACAACCCCGCTCCGGAATCATTTTTCACGAGCACTAGCTTCTCACTCTACCTCTAAATATCTCCGGAATTTGCTTGTGTTCACTTATTTTTAATGTCGTtgctgtcgttttttttttttttttatcctaggGCAATATTTCCGGAAGTTCACTTACCTGGACAGCCCTGCGGTCGCATTTAGCACCAACAGCGAACGTGGGCAGAAGATCGTTGAGAGCTGTAACTGGTGGTACTTTCCTCCTTCCAGCCTTGAGGTACTCCACGAATCTGTCGTGCAAGGCCCGCGACAGAAAAGTTCCCCGAAAATTGGATCGCATTTTGCGCCGCCCTGTAACTTGCCCTGTAACTTGCTTAGCGTTCTTACTCATGAGTCCAAATGGCTTTGCACGGCGTTTTGCCTCGAAAAAACGTGAACGTAGCCTGGTGTGCCGAGCGCGTGGCGCGTGCTGTTGTACCGTCCCCTCCCGTCTTTGTCCAGACATGGCGCTACGCAATTTATTGTTCGTCAAAGCTGCACGTTAGTTTTGCGTTTAACGTGCGTGTCCACCGTTTTCGTTCCTTGATGAAATATGAAGTCTTCTGGGTAATTTGGCCCTTTTAATGAGGGCCGAATAAGCACACTTATATTCTTTTTTATACACATATGAGAACAGTACAAAATAATTTAGTGATACTATTGAAGCTGTCAGAATGAAATACACTGTCCCATGCTTTATATAACACGCCGATACGACACCCATATTGTAGGCTCCAACCTCACTATTCTTTTGACAATAAAATACAACACTTCTATCCAACAAGTGAGATATAACCTTCGATTAAATAACCATATAATCCTACTCCTAATAATGTACTCCTAATATGTTATTTTATATTATCtaatattatacagggtgttttttcaTCCGTTACAGATTTATAAAAACATATAAGAGCGGTACAGACGCCGTTCTGTAGGCCGATTATACAGCCAGGTGGACATTCTGTCGGAGAAAGTATGTATCTGCTACaggactaattacctaaaattcattgatTAGTGTTTTCATTGCAAGTTTTCGGGAAATGTGAGATAgtagaattggagccagtcattatctaacgctttcttctttttcttttttttttttatcgtcgCCAAATTTTGCtctgcaaatgagccgaaaacGAAACCAAGCGCATTGGGAGCGCGAGAAGGACACAACCTTCGCCTTCACCGGCCTATCTGGTCCCAcgaagcggtttatctggccagcggATTCGCGTCTACCCCAAAtagctccaaagcacgtggcatGGCTGTGGCAAAGCACGTGCAAGTGGCCCCACTCCAAAGCACAAGCCTCCGACGTGCGTTGTTCTCCCAGCTCTCGAgactttcggttttcggtttttctttcggtttcggctcatttgcatagcaaaatttggcaatGGACATTTCAACGTATTTGCTTGTTTCAGGATTATTCAAAGAACAGGGTGGCTTTGAAAAAGGACTGGCTTCAGTTCTGCTATATTACATTTCCCCGAAAACCTCCAAATAAAAACTTAGTTAACGAATTTCAGGCAATTAGTCAACAAGAAGTTGCATACTCTCGTCAACagaatgtccgcctggccgtatgaCCATCCCGCAACACcggcatctgtgctgctctcatacttttttattaaaaatctgtaACGAAAAAGAAATCCTGTATATTATATAATGAGTACACGTAACGCGTGCATAACCATCTACTCTATTGCCAGCGTCGTCGTTGCGTGTGTcaccactcccccccccccctctccaagGTTGGTGGGCAGGGGCGGATGATAATAGCGAAGCTTGcttatacaggatgtcccaccgaaaaagggccaggctaaagaaaaaacggagtgccctacacaaatggaaccaactgtacgtgcttggcagttgtgtggtctatccaaaaagatatttttcatcgccccttgttaattaattagcggtgattgattttctaactttttaattatcggttttagctctcggatgtcaatgaggaagttgtagtacatgtcgaaaaagacgcaactgtagtggttcgaggttgctatggcttgtggtttcgctttttcccgggtttaaaagttggtttcagatgccgggcggaccgcagatcgctgcccacaatccggcacccgcgcgcgacgattccagcgccctccggcgtacattgaccttgagattagcgcttggagaccgtacttgggccacgtcacacaagaggaagatatttcacctgtttcacggtacacctatcagagtgcactgcaatcgtcgcgcgcgggcgtcgaattatggggagcgctctgtggtgcgcgcggcttctgaaaccaatttgGTGGTATAGATCGCCTTGGTTCTTGGCGTGATCGACTAAGGAATTAGTGACCGCTTTCCGTCGGCCATCTTCAAGTGATGGTAGGGGTGCGGAGAGAGGTAGTCGGTATGGAAGGAGGCCAAACAAGAGGTACCTTATGCAATCTCGATAACGTGTCTGCTGGGACGTTGTTGGAACCTTTTTGGCTCTTGAAGGTGacgtcaggggcggatctagaccCTCGGTGTCttggggggcggtttctttgtcggagcgcgtagtgggggaggagagagagggaaatccaaggTATAAACTgacgggttttttttttcggggggcagtctcccccccccccccccaccccctagATCCGCCACTGGGTGACGTCGTACATGGATAACTTCAAGGACCAACGGAAAAGGCATCCAGTGGGATTCTTTATGGATTTCAGCCATTGGAGCGCTGAGTGATCAGTGAGTACTGTGAAGGGCCGGTCGTGGAGATAGCAGTGCCATTTCTCCACGGCGTCAACGATCGCCCAGCGTTCCAACTCAGTAACTGCGTAGTTCTTTTCGTGTTTTAGAAGTTTTCGGGAATGGTACGCCACAGGGTGATctactccgtcgtctgctgtttgTTTCAGGACTGCTCCGGTCCCAGTGGAGGAAGCATCACAATAGAGCGTACACGGACGGTCCGGGTCGAATATACGCAGTACGGGTTCGGTGGCTAATAGACGTTTCAATGTTGCGAATGCTTCCCCACACGGTGTAGACCACTCCCAGTTGACGTTCTTCTGGAGGAGCGACGTGAGCGGGGGACAGGTCACTGAAGTGGGGAATGTACGATTCCTGTAGACGTTGACGGTTCCCAGAAAGCGTTGCAGATACTTGGTGCACTGAGGGGCAGGGAAATTCTAAATTGCTTCGATGGTTACTACGTTTGGGAGTCATCGTTCGATTTGAGATTGTATGTCCCAGGTAATAGATGGTAGTACAGGcaaaatgacattttttgaGTTTCAGTTTGACGTTCCCGTTTTCCATGGCCGTTAGCAAAGCGTGCAAACGTTCAAGATGTTCCTGAAAAATGGTGGTATGGACCACCGATGTCATCGAAGTAGTTGACGACATTTCAGGTGGTGCTTGTCAATGACGGCCTTAATAGCTCGTTGAAATGTTGCTCAAGCACTTTTGAGACCAAAGGGCATAACTGCCCACTCGTAATGACCGGTCGGTGTAACGAATGCTGTCTTATCATCGGGGTTCATCGGGACATGCCAGTAGCCCAGACGTGATGTCAAGGGTGCTGAAGTACCGCGATGAGCCCAAAGAGCCCAGTACCCCAAAGGGATCAAAGAGTCTATCCGTGGAATGGGTTGATAGTCAGGTACCGTCGCTGCATTGGGCTTCCTGTAATCAATGCATATGTGCTTTCGCCCCTCATCCTTTCTTCTCATGTCTCTTCGTCTTATGAAACCGTGCTGCAGCAGTGATTCGACCTGCTTATCGATCTTCATTCGGTCCGCTTGCGATGTCCGGTATGGAGCTCTGTGGATAGGGTCATGGTTTGTTAATGTGATGCAGTGCCGTTCGGTCGTGATTGCGCCTATGTCGGTTTGAGACTTCGAGAAGATGTCTATGTGGTTGCGGATGATATCTTCTAAAGCCTTGTGTTCTGTGGACGTGAGAGGAGAATACTGGGAAGAGTCTGAGGGCTCCAATACACTGCCAAATTGGACGGTCAATTAAGTGAACGACTAAGAACAGGTTGCGTCGATTCCTCTTTGAGAGATTTTTGTTTGGTTTCTCGGTGAAGCCATGAAGATGGATGACGTACACCACGGTTCATCGCTGTCTACCCTGAAGCGACTGGATTGAGGCAATTATCCTACCTGGAAGTACAAGATGACGATCTACCTCAAGACAAAAGGAATCTGGTCGGTGATAGAAGGTTCTCCTCCGGACGCGGCAGGTGAACGTGCAATCTGGGACAAGCATGACAGCGAGGCGCTCAACGTACTAGTTCAGACTCTTTCCAGTTCTCAGCCTAGCTATGTCATCTATCATTCCTGCAAAAATTGGAGCAATTAACAGAGGCAAGTCCCTGGATAAGAAAATAGCCCTAAAACGGGAACTGAACGCCGTCAAATGGAAGAAAAGGGAGACGGCCACCGAATATATGCAGCGAGTGGAATATCTTGGACAGCAGATTCGGTCCCTTGGAGAAAATTTTGAAGATGCGGAACTCGCAGCCTTTGCAATTCAGGGACTACCAAAGGCATACCACGGAGTCGCCCGGAGCCTCGACATTTGAGCCATGGCCCATCACACTAGACAAGGTGAGATACGCTCTCCTGCGGGAAGAACAACGCATAGGTTCCGACTTGTATTGGTTCCGACTAAACCTCGGAAGAAGCGGCATACAAGGCAGGGACCCGACTGAGAAAACCAGAGGAAAGAGGAGAAAGAGGACC includes these proteins:
- the LOC135378042 gene encoding uncharacterized protein LOC135378042 isoform X2; translation: MSKNAKQVTGQVTGRRKMRSNFRGTFLSRALHDRFVEYLKAGRRKVPPVTALNDLLPTFAVGAKCDRRAVQGKFKSWARRMWLSGGDTLMLGSKVIVSREKFVAIAWSLHSANPAQHLCAHEVALKVQSLYTWGQKNFGMSWEIVCLACELCTRPECQNVTPASAARHGDGSRCKGENEGSTSDLTKCPPRWLTKSMKVLKTSISSVGHPDSEGRSSTKDIHKNETDESSGQDSGICSLAVVTSPSQKQAKTEGDAGSCTNPFAESESSRSTLSPFLIAHMANPEASQQLTQILIEFGKYTDVYDEFTAEQSYTENAAPCLVNNQIQPGQSDDASSQEIFSGGSSGFLKLLQDIDELRMFFPLRGNPSHGRCIECLLNEVSRLRTQVKGFEQDDRNGSTSSKQPQP
- the LOC135378042 gene encoding uncharacterized protein LOC135378042 isoform X1; translated protein: MSKNAKQVTGQVTGRRKMRSNFRGTFLSRALHDRFVEYLKAGRRKVPPVTALNDLLPTFAVGAKCDRRAVQGKFKSWARRMWLSGGDTLMLGSKVIVSREKFVAIAWSLHSANPAQHLCAHEVALKVQSLYTWGQKNFGMSWEIVCLACELCTRPECQNVTPASAARHGDGSRCKGENEGSTSDLTKCPPRWLTKSMKVLKTSISSVGHPDSEGRSSTKDIHKNETDESSGQDSGICSLAVVTSPSQKQAKTEGDAGSCTNPFAESESSRSTLSPFLIAHMANPEASQQLTQILIEFGKYTDVYDEFTAEQSYTENAAPCLVNNQIQPGQSDDASSQEIFSGGSSGFLKLLQDIDELRMFFPLRGNPSHGRCEYLCSRIECLLNEVSRLRTQVKGFEQDDRNGSTSSKQPQP